One Candidatus Nitrotoga arctica genomic window, ACGGATAAGCCCTAGTTCTATGCGGAAGCGTGACAGGCCAGAAGGTATCCCTCGCCATCGCAATTTATTCGCCTGAAAGCCGATGGCCAAGGCAATGAAATAATTCATGCCAGTGCCGGCTTTACCTCTTCTGGCATACAGGTTGGGCATAAAACTGGTAACTTGATTATTCAGGTCGCCTTTTTTATTTTCTGCATCGTATCCGCTACAGCCGCATTGCTGACCTTGGTGGTAGCAGTCTTATCCACCAAGATTCCATCCACCAGAATATTCATATCCCTTTTTGCAATAGCCAACCCTTGGCCAGCAGTTTTTGTCCCAGCACCTTGCCGAATACATCTACCTGACTTGTCTTGAGGTATTCCACAAAGGGCAGGAAAGTATCGCGGCGCACTTCACAGGTCGATGAATAACGCCTCGCACCGCCATGAATTGCTGAGATCGGTTATGGAAGGTGTCGTCAGAAGGTATGCCATTCTCGATTGTCTGCAATATGTATTTCTGTTTTTTTTATATCTACTTGATCAGTCGAAACGATTTTCCTGAAATTTAATAGACTACGCTGGAAAAGGAAACACTTCCCACTGGTACTTGATGCGATAGCTTATGCGGTCTTCGGTAATGATACGAAAAGTTCGCTTTGTTCTGCTGCGGATGGTGACAAGCATGGCCTCATATCTTATGTGGGCTGCCGCACAGAGTTCGCAATGAGACAAATGTATTTTACGTTTATCGACGTTGGATTCGGTTCGAATGACGAACTACTTATCTACGCAACAATTCTCGATTGGTAACGGGGTGGGTGATCAGCCCAAGACCAGAAGTTAGCCAATTTATGAGCAATTCCAAACCTTTAGGGAGGTTCACATGGCAGAAAAAATTGATTGGAACTTTGTAGTACAGGCACTCAATGGCCCATCAGTCTCGGGGGCAGGCACGCTGAAGCTCGAAGCCTACGACAAGATCGCGGTGACGATCGCCGCTGGGGCGACCCAGCAGGTTAATCTGGCGCCCAGTGGGACTGTCTCGCTCCTCATCATCAATCCCGCCGTACCCGACGTTGACCTCAGCTATGAGGTCGGTGGCAATGCGGTTGCACTGGATGGCCCGCAAGTGTTGATCGGCGCGGGCGCAGTAAGCTTACTTGGGGGCGCGGCGAATCTTTCATTCACTAATAACACAGCCACCGACGCGACCATCGAGATCCTACTTGGCCGCGACGCTACACCGTAAATCCGTACCGTAAACATAACCATACTTTATTTAAAGGAGGAGCAACATGCCGGTCACCTTATCCTACCCTGGCGTCTATATTGAAGAGGTGTCCAGTGGCGTGCGCACCGTTACCGGTGTGGCTACCTCCATCACCGCTTTCATCGGGCGTACCCTGCGCGGCCCGGCAAATGATCCGGTGCGCGTGCAAAGCTTCGCCGAGTTTGAGCGCCGCTTCGGCGGGCTGTGGCGCGATAGCACGCTGAGCTACGCGCTACAACAGTTCTTTCAGAATGGCGGCACTGATGCCCTCATCGTGCGCGTTCACAATGGCGCGGCCACCGCCACGCTCACCTTGGCGGTAGGTTTCAATCTGGTTGCTTCCAATCCCGGTAAGTGGGGCGAGAAGTTGCGGGTGCGCATCGATCATCCTTCTCTTCCCCCCGATCTGACTAATACCCTGTTCAATCTCTCGGTGCGCGACACCGCTACCGGTGCGACCGAGCGCTTCCTTAACCTCTCGACCGATCCCAATAATGCGCGCTTTGTCACACGGGTACTCGAACAGGAGTCCAACCTTGTGCGGATCGTCACACCACCCGGCACGGTGCCTGTGCTGCGTCCCACTGCTCACGGCAATCCGTCCCCCGGTGCCGATCCTCTACTGGCCAACACTCCCCCCACATCTACAGCTTTCACCGCAACAACAGGAAACGACGGTTTGGCCATCACCGACGATCAAATCTCCTCCGGACTCGGGTTAGAAGCGGCGAAACAAGGCATCTGGGCACTGCAGAAGGCAGACCTGTTCAACCTGCTCTGTGTTCCGCCGCTGACGCGTGAGCCGGGCGGCGACGTGAATTCTCAAACCCGCAGCGCCGCCGCTGCCTATTGCCTCGCGCGACGCGCCATGTTTATCGTCGACCCACTTATGGCGTGGGACGAGCCCTCCGATCTTACTGGCGCCAGCGGCCTGGACAGCGTGGGTTGGGGCCTGGCCCGCAGCGCAAATGCAGCACTGTATTTCCCCTTTCTTCGCCTGCCCGACCCTTTACAGGAAAATCGCTTGGCTGACTTTGCCCCCTGTGGCGCGGTGGCTGGAGTCATGGCGCGCACCGACGGCCAGCGTGGCGTGTGGAAAGCTCCTGCCGGTAACGATGCCACGCTTAGCGGCGTGGCTGAGCTCACGGTGAAGCTAACCGATGGCGAAAATGGTCAACTCAATCCACTTGCAGTCAACTGCCTGCGCGCATTCCCGGTCACCGGCCGGGTGGTGTGGGGCGCACGCACGCTGCGCGGCGCGGACCAACTTGCCTCGGAATGGAAATACCTTCCAGTGCGCCGCACGGCGCTGTTCCTCGAGGAAAGCCTGTTCCGAGGTTCGCAATGGGTGGTGTTCGAGCCGAACGACGAACCGTTGTGGGCGCAGATACGCCTCAATCTCGGCGCCTTCATGCAGAATTTGTTCCGCCAAGGCGCCTTCCAGGGCCGCAGTCCGCGCGAGGCCTATTTCGTCAAATGCGATAAGGAAACCACCACCCAAAATGACATTGATCTGGGCATCGTCAATATCGTGGTGGGCTTTGCGCCCCTCAAACCCGCCGAATTCGTGGTGATCAAGCTCCAGCAGATCGCTGGCCAAATTCAAGTCTGACCCTGATAATTAGGAGACATCCATGGCAACATTCACCGTCAATGCACAGCGTTTCGATCCTTACAAAAATTTCAAATTCCGCGTCAAATGGGATGGCCGTTATGTCGCGGGCATCTCCAAGGTTGGCGCAATCAAGCGCAGCACCGAATTGGTTGAACACCGGGAGGGTGGCGATCCATCAACTTCGCGCAAGTCGCCCGGTCGCACCAAATTCGAGGCAATTACGCTGGATCGCGGCGTCACCCATGACACCGAGTTCGAAAAGTGGGCCAACAAGGTTTGGAACTACGGCTCCGGTTTGGGTGCCGAGGTCTCGCTTAAGGATTTCCGCAAGGACCTCATCATCGAGGTCTATAACGAGGCAGGCCAGCTTGCGCTCGCTTACAAGGTATATCGTTGCTGGGTGTCAGAATACCAGGCCTTGCCTGATCTCGACGCCAATGCCAACGCGGTGGCCATCCAGCACCTCAAGCTGGAAAACGAGGGCTGGGAACGCGATTATGATGTAACCGAACCCAGCGAACCCAGCTTCACGGAACCAGCCTGATGCACATGCAAGTTCCTGGCGAAGTGGAGATCCTCGCGCTGTGGGAGCGCGGCCTTGCGCGGCATCCGATTGACCGAGCACTGTTGCTTTACGCTTGGACCCGACCGGATTTACCGTCTTCCAGTTTCCCGGACCTGCCGCTGGGCACAATCAACAGGGCGCTATTACGCCTGCGCGAAACTTGCTTCGGACCGCGCATCATTGCCTGCATTGATTGCGAGCATTGCGGCTCACGTATGGAAATTGCTCTCGATACCGGGCAGCTACTCGCGGGAATCAACGAGGACGATTCATCCACCGAGTTCGACGATACACCGGCCGAGTTCGAGGTTTCCAGTCTTCGCTTTCGCGTACCATGCAGCCGTGATCTCGCGGCGGTTACCGGGGAGCGGGATCTCAAGGCGGCGGCAGTGAAGCTGCTGGAACAATGTTGTCTTGAACATCCAGAGAATATTGACGCAGGTTTTGCAAACCTGCTTGCCGAGGCCGAAGCAGCCATGGAGGAGCTTGATCCTGCAGCTGGCATCAACCTGTCCCTTAGCTGCGAGGACTGTGGCCACAGTTGGTTGGTTGAATTTAATATTGGCACGTTGTTGTGGGATGAAATTGATGTGCGTGCCCGGGCCTTGCTTGCCGAAGTGCATAGCCTTGCCCAGGCATATGGTTGGACTGAACCAGAAATATTTGCGCTCTCCCCGCAACGGCGTGCAGCTTATCTCGACATGGTGGGCGTATGAGTAGCTTCCTGAATCGACTCGCCGCGCAGGCCATGGGTAGCGCAAATACCCTGCGTTCCGCGGTACGCACCCCTTATGCAGCACCTCTTTCGCCTGCAAATAGGGTGGTGCCGGACAGGCAAGATCCTACGTTGAATACTGCTGGTAATGGGCGACAACATAGGGGCAATAGTGGTGCTGAATGGGATCCCGAGTCCTCTCAAGAAGAGCAGGTCAATATCTATAGGGAAGTCAGCATACAGCCTCGCGACAATGAAGTTACACCGTCGTCACCTGGGTCATCACCTGAAGAGTTCGTTGTCCAATCGGACACAGGACTTTACACAAAGCCGGACCGTCTCCGCGGCCGATCCTCATCGGCGAAAGCGATGCGACAATCAAATTTAGAAAAAACGGTTGCGGGCGAACCTCCAGTTTTGGTTGATGGAATTGAAATGCGTATCCCGGGGAATAATTCCACAACTCTCCCGGATAGCAATTATCCTTCGCCACTTTTGCCGTTGAAGAATGCTGCACGTCCCTCGGCTTTGAATGCGAGTGCGGCAGCGTCGAGTGTGGCAGCGAAACAGGGCGAACACAGCGGTACTGGCCGGCAGGGTCAGGTCGATCAAATCACAGAAGTGCATGTGAGCATAGGCCGCATCGAAGTCACTGCCGTACATGAGTCGCCGCCGCCAAAACGCCAGGGTCCGACGCCAGCCAAGCCGTTGTCGCTCGATGAATATCTTGCTCGCCGAGGGAGAGGAGCATGAGCAGCGCTCTCGCTATTGCCGGGGTGACCGCAGTGTTGCGCGATTTGCTTAATAACGGGCTGATCGATCAAAAAGCAGTAGATAGTCTTGGTTATTCCGTTTCAGTAAGCGTCGGCCCGCCTGATCGGGTGATACCGGCAAATGGTGGCACTGAGTCCTCCCAGCTCAATCTGTTCATGTACCACGTTACGCCCAATAGCGGCTGGCGCAACGAAGGGCTTCCTTCGCACGATGCCTCCGGTAGCCAGCGACTCTCCAACGCGCCGCTCGCCCTCAACCTGCACTATCTGCTTTCTGCTCACGGCAGCGAAGATCTGCACGGCGAGATTCTGCTCGGTTATGCCATGCAACTTCTGCATGAAATGCCTATACTCAGCCGTAAAGCTATTCGGAAGGCGCTCGATCCATCGCCTCCGATAGGCGGTACGGCACTTCCGCCGGCGCTGAAAGCGTTGGCGGATTCTGGACTGGAAAGCCAGATCGAACTGATCAAAATCACGCCGGAATATCTCAATACCGAAGAAATATCCAAGCTCTGGACCGCCACCCAAAGCCATTTGCGTCCAACCGCAGCCTACATGGCCAGTGTGGTGTTAATAGAATCGACCCAATCGGTCCGATCTGCCCTGCCAGTGCTTACGCGGGGGCCGGTGGTAAAGCCCGAACCGCTTAATGTAGATACGTGGTATGAAAGTGGCATCACTGCTGTGGCTGGCCTGACCCCCCCTTATCCGATGCTCGCTGGCATAGAATTGCCCAACAAGCAGATAGCCGCGCGCCTCGGCGAGGCAATCAAACTGACAGGATACAACCTCAACGGAACAAATCTTGTCGTGCGTTTCGCGCATCCTAGCCTGACGACACCGATTGATATCTCTTTCGGTACAAATGCAAACGAAGAGAGTTTTTCAGTGACCTTGCCCAATACAGCTCAGGACAATATCGACTGGTCTGCGGGTATCTGGGAAGTAAATGCACTTTTACAACGTCCCGGCGAGACCGAAACACGTAGTACAAATTTGCTTGCGCTGTTTCTGGCACCGCGTATCGACGTAGCGACTTCCACTGCCACACGCGATTCTACCGGTGTGACCATCAATCTTGCCTTTACGCCGCAAGCTCGACCCGCTCAACGAATAAGCCTCAACGCAGGAGGATATGAGGCGTGGCCGGAGAAATTTACCGTCCCGACAGCCAGCCTTCAATTCAAGTATGCGCAATTGCCCGCGGGGAACCACCTGTTACGCTTGCGCATCGATGGCGCTGACAGTTTATTGGTGATCCGGCTTACTGCGCCGCCGCAATTCGATAACACACAAGTGTTAACTGTACCATGAGTGCCTCCGACCCACGCCACGAATGGACTGATGCAAATCAACGCCTGATGGGGGCTGAACTTGCTCGCATCAAGGCGCGCTTGGGTGGTGAAGATCAGGGATCGGCAATGGCTACAGCAGCTGAAATTCGCGCTGCATTATCGGCACAGTCAGCCATAGATCGCTTGGTGGAATGCTTCGGTTTGAGTCCTTTCGAACGAGACATCCTCCTGCTTTGTGCAGGCGTGGAAATGGATTCAAATTTTTCCTTGCTGTGCGCTACTGCGCAAAGCAATCCCCAGCGATCCTATGCGACATTCAGTTTGGCGCTGGCGACGCTGGAGGAGCCGCATTGGAGTGCGCTCAGTTCGATACGCCCTCTGCGCCGGTGGCGCCTGATTGAGGTTACTGAAGAAACCAGCCTGGCGAATGCGCGTCTACGCATAGACGAACGGGTGCTGCACTTTCTGGCTGGCATAAATTACCTCGATACCCGCTTGGAACCGCTGCTGCAAAATAGCGGCGTAGCAGCAACGATGGCGGATGTCCAAAGCGAAACTGCACAAGCTATATTGGAGGCATTGCATGAGCGCAATGCACCTATCCCAGTGCTCCAACTACTAGGGGATGACCGCGACGGTCAGACGGATATTGCGGCCGGTGTCGCAGCCGAACTCTTCGGGATGCAACTTCATATCCTGCATGCGGAAGATATACCAGCGGGTGTTCATGAACGTAATGCTTTCGCCGTGCTGTGGCAGCGGGAATCGGCGCTACTGTCCAGCGCCTTGTTGATCGAATGTCGTGATCAGGCAAATGCAGCCGCAGTCACTTGGCTTGCCGAAAATTTAAATGGATTGCTGTTTATCTCCAGCCATAATCCGTTAGAACTGCAACGCAATACCCTGCGCTTTACCGTAAACAAACCGGGCGCCACGGATCAGAAGCGTTTATGGCAACAGGCATTGGGTTCGGCGGCGCAGAAGCTCAATGGTTCGCTGGAGGGAGTCGCGTCGCAATACAGATTGAGCGCACAAACGATTCTGAGTACCGGTGCCGAGATTAGTAGCGCTATCAGTGCGAGCGATAAGCCGGACGAATTGCTGTGGCGAGCCTGCCGTACTTTGGGGCGACGGCAGCTGGATGACTTGGCGCAGCGTGTTGAGCCCGTTTCCCGCTGGGAGGATCTGATCCTGCCGGAACATCAGAAAGTGATCCTGAGCCAAATCGTCAGCCACGTGCGTAACCGGCTTAAGGTCTGCGACGAATGGGGCTTTGCCGGCAAGAGTGCTCGCGGCATGGGCCTCAGCACACTATTCGCGGGCGAAAGCGGGACTGGCAAAACCATGACCGCCGAAGTGCTGGCCAACGAGCTGCACCTCGATCTTTACCGTATAGACCTATCCTCAGTGGTCAGCAAATACATCGGCGAGACAGAAAAAAATTTGCGCAAGGTTTTCGACGCTGCCGAGGACAGCGGCGTTATCCTGCTATTCGACGAGGCTGATGCTTTGTTTGGCAAGCGCAGCGAAGTGAAAGACAGTCATGACCGCTATGCCAACATCGAAGTGAGTTATTTGCTGCAACGGATGGAGGCTTACACCGGCCTTGCCGTTTTGACTACTAACCTGAAGACATCTCTGGATACAGCGTTTCAGCGGCGTTTGCGTTTCGTTGTGCAATTCACATTCCCCGATACCGAACAACGCGAGGGCATCTGGCGCAGTGTATTTCCCGACGCCACGCCGACTCAAGGCCTGGACTACCGTAAGCTGGCGCAGCTTCAGGTGGCAGGCGGAAACATCCGTAACATCGCTCTTAATGCCGCATTTTTGGCCGCTGATTCAGGCGAAGCTGTCGGCATGGTGCATCTGCTGCAAGCCGCCCACGGCGAGGGATCAAAGCGCGAGCGTCCTTTGACCGACGCAGAAACGCGGGGGTGGGTATGAAACGCGTCGTCTTGCACATTGACAG contains:
- a CDS encoding phage tail sheath family protein codes for the protein MPVTLSYPGVYIEEVSSGVRTVTGVATSITAFIGRTLRGPANDPVRVQSFAEFERRFGGLWRDSTLSYALQQFFQNGGTDALIVRVHNGAATATLTLAVGFNLVASNPGKWGEKLRVRIDHPSLPPDLTNTLFNLSVRDTATGATERFLNLSTDPNNARFVTRVLEQESNLVRIVTPPGTVPVLRPTAHGNPSPGADPLLANTPPTSTAFTATTGNDGLAITDDQISSGLGLEAAKQGIWALQKADLFNLLCVPPLTREPGGDVNSQTRSAAAAYCLARRAMFIVDPLMAWDEPSDLTGASGLDSVGWGLARSANAALYFPFLRLPDPLQENRLADFAPCGAVAGVMARTDGQRGVWKAPAGNDATLSGVAELTVKLTDGENGQLNPLAVNCLRAFPVTGRVVWGARTLRGADQLASEWKYLPVRRTALFLEESLFRGSQWVVFEPNDEPLWAQIRLNLGAFMQNLFRQGAFQGRSPREAYFVKCDKETTTQNDIDLGIVNIVVGFAPLKPAEFVVIKLQQIAGQIQV
- a CDS encoding phage tail protein; the protein is MATFTVNAQRFDPYKNFKFRVKWDGRYVAGISKVGAIKRSTELVEHREGGDPSTSRKSPGRTKFEAITLDRGVTHDTEFEKWANKVWNYGSGLGAEVSLKDFRKDLIIEVYNEAGQLALAYKVYRCWVSEYQALPDLDANANAVAIQHLKLENEGWERDYDVTEPSEPSFTEPA
- a CDS encoding DUF4255 domain-containing protein, which translates into the protein MSSALAIAGVTAVLRDLLNNGLIDQKAVDSLGYSVSVSVGPPDRVIPANGGTESSQLNLFMYHVTPNSGWRNEGLPSHDASGSQRLSNAPLALNLHYLLSAHGSEDLHGEILLGYAMQLLHEMPILSRKAIRKALDPSPPIGGTALPPALKALADSGLESQIELIKITPEYLNTEEISKLWTATQSHLRPTAAYMASVVLIESTQSVRSALPVLTRGPVVKPEPLNVDTWYESGITAVAGLTPPYPMLAGIELPNKQIAARLGEAIKLTGYNLNGTNLVVRFAHPSLTTPIDISFGTNANEESFSVTLPNTAQDNIDWSAGIWEVNALLQRPGETETRSTNLLALFLAPRIDVATSTATRDSTGVTINLAFTPQARPAQRISLNAGGYEAWPEKFTVPTASLQFKYAQLPAGNHLLRLRIDGADSLLVIRLTAPPQFDNTQVLTVP
- a CDS encoding ATP-binding protein, with amino-acid sequence MSASDPRHEWTDANQRLMGAELARIKARLGGEDQGSAMATAAEIRAALSAQSAIDRLVECFGLSPFERDILLLCAGVEMDSNFSLLCATAQSNPQRSYATFSLALATLEEPHWSALSSIRPLRRWRLIEVTEETSLANARLRIDERVLHFLAGINYLDTRLEPLLQNSGVAATMADVQSETAQAILEALHERNAPIPVLQLLGDDRDGQTDIAAGVAAELFGMQLHILHAEDIPAGVHERNAFAVLWQRESALLSSALLIECRDQANAAAVTWLAENLNGLLFISSHNPLELQRNTLRFTVNKPGATDQKRLWQQALGSAAQKLNGSLEGVASQYRLSAQTILSTGAEISSAISASDKPDELLWRACRTLGRRQLDDLAQRVEPVSRWEDLILPEHQKVILSQIVSHVRNRLKVCDEWGFAGKSARGMGLSTLFAGESGTGKTMTAEVLANELHLDLYRIDLSSVVSKYIGETEKNLRKVFDAAEDSGVILLFDEADALFGKRSEVKDSHDRYANIEVSYLLQRMEAYTGLAVLTTNLKTSLDTAFQRRLRFVVQFTFPDTEQREGIWRSVFPDATPTQGLDYRKLAQLQVAGGNIRNIALNAAFLAADSGEAVGMVHLLQAAHGEGSKRERPLTDAETRGWV